Below is a genomic region from Rhodohalobacter sp. 614A.
CTTCTTCAGGAATCAACAAAAATAACCCATTTGTAATGAATTCCTGACGCAGTGTTTTGTTTACACCCGATAAAACTACATCGATTTTTTCTTCCTGAAAAGTGGTTACTACATCTTTTAATCTTTGATAACCAGTACTGTCTATAAAAGGAACATAACGCATTCTGAGGATTACGATCTTGGGTTGTGTGTTGGTATTTACCAGAGCGTCATGAAATTGTTGAGCAGCGCCAAAAAATAAGGGGCCGTCAATTTCATAGAGAATAATTTCCTTTGAAGATGAAAACCCAAGTTCCTGCTGAAACAGAAGCTCTTTGTCATCATTTTCGGGAGTGATGGCTTCCACCTGAACCGATTCACTCATTCGCTTCATAAACAAGAAACTGGCGAGCACCATCCCGATTTCGATGGCAATAATGAGATCAAAAATGACTGTGAGAAGAAAGGTGCTCATGAGTACCATAATATCCATTTTGTCACCTTTTAAAACCGAGCGAAATTGTCGCCATTCACTCATATGATACGCAACCACAACCAGCACACCAGCCAGACAGGCTAATGGGATCAATTTGGCGTATGGCATCAGAAATAACAGAATGAGCAACAGCACCACGGCATGAATAATCCCCGCTATGGGAGTTCGTCCACCGTTTTTGATATTAGTAGCCGTTCGGGCAATGGCTCCAGTGGCGGGAATGCCTGCAAACAAAGCAGAAAAAACATTGGCCCCGCCTTGTGCAATCAACTCCATATTGGGCCGATGTTTACCTCCTGTCATACCATCAGCTACTACCGCTGACAATAATGACTCGATTCCGCCTAAAATAGCGATGGCAAATGCGGGCTGAATCAGAGATTGTATGGTATCAAAATCAAAAGAGGGGAGACTTGGTTTTTGCAAATTGCCAGTGAGATCACCAAAGGTACTTTGGATGGTGGATACCGGAAAATTAAACCACTGTACAACAACTGTTGAAAGTAGAATAGCTATCACAGAACCGGGAATAACGGTAGTAATTCGTTTAAAATTGACGATAATAACTATGGTGGCAATGGAAATGCCAGTGGCATACCAGTTCAGCCCGGGGAGGGCCATGATGTACGTTTGCCATTGGCTAAAAAAACCGGAAGGGATCTCTTCAATAGTCAGCCCAAAAAAATCCTTAATCTGAGTGGAAAAAATAATGAGGGCAATTCCACTGGTAAATCCGATGATAAGCGGGTAGGGGATAAATCGCAGATAATTTCCTAGCTGGGCGGCGCCCATACCTATAATGATAAAACCCGCCATAAATGTGGCCAGGGTCAATCCTTCTATGCCATGAGATTGCACAATATCATAAATAATAATAACGAAGGCACCGGTTGGTCCACCAATTTGAACCCGGCTTCCTCCGAAGGTCGAAATGATAAACCCGGCTATAAATGCAGTTATTAGGCCTTTTTCGGGCGATACACCCGATGCAATGGCAAAAGCAATAGCTAAAGGAAGGGCTACAATACCGACAATGATGCCAGCTAAAATATCTTTTAAGAGTTGTTCTTTGGTAATGCCTTCACGGATCAGCGTGAAGAGTTTGGGGGTAAATTCGTTACGCATGGGCAACTTGCACCCCACGAAAGTAACACGGCATCAAAACAGAAATATGTAATAATAGTGGTTAACAGGAAGCCCTAAGAGTACTAAAATTTATGGACTTTAAGTATACCGTAGGATTTTTTTTGTTCCCTTTTATTTTTATTTAATGACCTCAGCCACATAGTTATATAGAAATACGCTTTTTCTTTTGGAGAAATATGAGGCTTAATTATTTAGTTTCGTTTTACGATTGATTTGAAGAGTGGTGAGGTTACCCGGCTTGAGTAAACCGAATAATCTCTCAATCGGTAATATACACACTCTAGCCATGTCTTGATTCCCGCGTAAAAATGTCGCTTTTTCCTGCTGCTAAAGTTTTGAAGGAACTGTATTATTGATGATTAATCTTTAAAAAAGGAAGAGAAATGAAATCAGTAGAAATAATCATGGTTCCTGTGAAGGACCGCCAAAAGGCGAAAGAGTTTTATCTGAGCCTTGGTTTTGAAGTAGTTACAGAAGCATCGGATGCGCATGGCGATGCATGGATTCAGATGGGATTGCCGGGAAGTTCAACTACGATATCGCTTTCTGGTTTCCCGGGAATTATTTGTGAGACGAACGATATTGAGGGCAAAATCGAAGAATATACAAGCAAAGGAATTGAGGTAGGAAAAGTGGATGAGACGCCATGGGGAAAGTTTGCGTGGCTGAAAGATCCGGATGGAAATAGCTTATGTCTTCATCAAAAATAGCCACAATCTTGAACGGATAGCCTTACACCCGCTTTGGAGCGAACGGCCCACTGAATGTAGATTCGGTCAATTAACTTCCCAGCGCCTGTTCCACATCTCTGATAATATCTTCAGTATTTTCCAGGCCTACAGCAATTCGAATCAAACCGGGTGTAATTCCTACGGCCTGACGCTCTTCTTCGGTCAGTTTGGAGTGGGTGGTGGAGGGCGGGAGGAGTGATAATGCTTCGAGTATCTCCATGATTGGCTAGAAGGAAAGACCGAATATTTTCTGTGTTCTTTTAGTCTTAATTATACCTGATACAGCTTTACAAATCTTATAACTGAACTAATTAGGGCTTCTTCAGAAGATGTTAATCTATTGCAAATCAAGTGTTTATAAAGAATTTTATTTTTATAAATGGCTACTGTTTTCATTTGGTTTGATATTTACCTATTACTGGAAACTGAACCTGACCCATATTGATACTCAAAGCTTGCGAAACAGGATATCCGTTGTGCAGCAAAAAATTGATCTGTTTTCCGGGAATGTGCTGGATAATATTGTGGTAGGCGTGTTTGATCCAAATATGGAGAAGATCATTAACATCTGCGATGGGATTCTTGGTTTTATTGAAAATTTGCCCAACGGTTTGATACACATCTCGTTGAAAACGGCGCAGCATTTTCCGGCGGACAAAAGCAACGAATAGCCATTGCGCGGGCACTCTATAGAGAGCCGGAAATCTTGATTTTGGATGAGGCAACTTCTTCCCTTGATTCGGCATCTGAACAGTATGTAAAGGACGCAGTGAAATATTTACGTGAGAAGGGAAAAAGCGTTATCCTGATTGCTCATCGGCTCAGTACGGTATTTATGGCTGATCAAAATCTGTGTGCTTGAGAAGGGTAAACTGGTGGAACAGGGTACGCACAGGGAACTCGTAGGTCAGGAAGGCCACTACCTGAAGCTGTGGCAGAATCAATTTCTATTTTTGAATGGGGACTTACAACAAAAAGTTCAACCTTCAAACAACTAAAGAGAGGAATAATGGCACTATATAACTACCTGAACAGAATAGAGCGATTGGATGTACTAATCAGACAAAAAAGAACAGGCCCGCTCAAAGAGCTGGCAGAGAAGTTGGGTATTTCAGAACGCTGGCTGTGCTTAAAACATAACTGGATTGCCCGATTCGTTATAGCCGATGCCGGAGAAAATTTCCAAACTTTTTTCTCACTGTATGTATAGGTGCAGTAGTGTGAATTATACTACGAATGCAGCCAAAAAGATTGGTTGTTGTTTAATAAACTAAAATAAAAAAGTCTAAAATCATGAAATATAAAAAAAGATATATTTACTTGAACTAAATTACAATCAGTCAAAAGAAATTTATGGTGGAGGAACTATCCTTGAAGCGATAGCATGGTACTATGGAGCGGCTAGGGGATTTAACAAAAGGTTAGCTGCAACATTAGATTATGATGAAGTTGACTGGGAAAAAACACGAGCCCTTGTAGGGGGTTAATTAAATTAATTAATTTAAAAAAATTTAAATATTATGGATGACAAATTAAAGCAGTTAACTACAGAAGAAAATAAAAATATAAATGGTGGTAGATGGGGAGGTCCAATTACAATAATTATTTATGAGATAGTTGATGTTATCACATCAGGAGGCGATAATTTAAGAGAAGCCTTTGAAAACGGTGAAGACTTCATGTGTGGTGATGTCTGCTAACAAAAACCTCATTAAAACCATTAAACAAAGTCAATAGAAAACTATTTCATCTCGAAATAGTTTTCTATTGTGAAAGTTTTATGAAGAAAAATCTATCAAACTACATAGCGATTTTAGTCGTATTCTTTTTTTATTCACTGTACTATTATTTTACCAGAGAAAATTTTGTAGAAAAATTAATTGAAATCATAATAATAACTCTAATTATTGTCGCTATTTTTGCATTCATAGACTTTAGAAAGAAGACTAAGCATTAATTTGTGTTCTAAAGATATTCTAAGTTTAATTCTTGAATTAAATGATTTTCTTCAACCTAAGAAATTAATTTCTGAAACAATACCTGAGAACCAAATTAATTTAATTAGGGCAGCTGCGCTTACCGTTATTATCAATAGATAAAAAAATCCGTAGAGTGAGACACGAAAGGACGTTCGCATCAATTTTGACTGAGCTTTGCCAGTCTTTAAGTCACACCCCAGTTCTTACAGCAGAATATTCTCACCCCAAAGCTTGTTCCACATCTCCGATAATATCTTCTGCATTTTCCAGTCCTACCGCAATTCGGATCAAGCCGGACGTAATCCCTACAGCTTCTCGTTCCTCATCACTTAATTTGGAATGGGTTGTGGATGCGGGGTGAGTTACAATCGTTCGGGTATCGCCGAGGTTGGCCGACCGGGAAAGCATGTTCACTTTATTGATGAAGGATTTGGCTTTATCGTATCCGCCGGCAATTTCAAAACAAACGACACCGCCACCGCGCTTCATCTGTTTCTTGGCAAGTTCTACCTGTGGATGATCTTTATGATGCGGATACTTCACAAAATTTACATCCTTGTGATCACCCAGAAAATCTGCAAGTGTTTCGGCATTGTCGCAATGTCGTTCCATACGAACCGGCAGCGTTTCCAGGCTTTTGCTGAAAAGCCACGCATTAAAAGGGGAGAGAGCCGGGCCGGTTTGCCGCGTAAAGAACCGGATATCTTCCATATACTTTTCACTTCCCACAATTACACCACCGATGGCGCGTCCCTGACCGTCTATAAATTTGGTAGCAGAATGCTGTACAATATCAGCACCAAATTCAATTGGCCGCTGCAGGTACGGTGTGGCAAAACAGTTGTCCACAACAAAAATCAGATTATGTGCTTTTGCCAGCTTGCCGGCCCATTCAAGATCAATCAAATCCAGTCCCGGATTGGAAGGTGTTTCGAGAAACAGCATCCTGGTATTCTCCTGTATCAGGGATTCCCAGTTTTCGGTTTTATTCACATCCCCATACGTAAACGTAATTCCCCATTTTGGTAAAATCTGACTCAAAATCTGGTGCGAGGATCCGAATAGTGACCGTGATGCAAGAACGTGATCTCCCTGTTTCAGCAAACCGGCCAGGCAGCCAAAAATAGCAGCCATCCCGGAACCGGTTGCCACTCCGGCTTCAGCTCCTTCCAGTTTGCACATTTTAGCCACAAACTCATCCGTATTGGGATTGGAATAGCGGCTGTATACGTTCCCCTCAATCTCGTTGGCAAATAATGCGCGGGCATGCTCGGCCGATTCAAAAGTAAAGCTGGAGGTCATATACAGCGGAGTGGAATGCTCGCGCTCGGCTGTAGTTGGGGTTTGTGTGCGAATCGCTTCGGTTTCGAAGTTTTTCTTATCAGGCATGTTTCAGGATGCAGGGTTCGGGTTTCAGGATTGATGATGAATACAAAAACAGAAATTGAGGGATTCGCTATTTGCTACTTATAACCTCAAAACTGCTGGTTACTTTCGCTGTTTTTTCGAGCATTTTTGTAACGGAGCAATATTTCGTGAGGGAAAGTTCAATGGCTTTTTCTGCTTTTTTTTCATCCACATCACCCGTAAAAGTGTAGTGCAGATGGATGCTTTTAAATTCTGACCAGGTCTCTACTTTTTGTTTATCTCCTTCAACATCAATGGTCACGGTATCCAATTTTTGCCGCTGTTTTTTTAAGATTCCAATGATGTCGATCGTTGAACAACCGGCTGCGGCAGCGAGCAACATTTCAGTGGGGCGAAGTCCCCCGTTAATTCCGCCAATATCAGGCGAACCGTCCATTTGAAGCGTGGAGCCGTCAGAATTTACAGCTTCCATATGGACGGCATCGTTGAGTCTTTTTACTTTAACTTTCATGGGATAATCTTCTTTAAATACTGCTATTTACTAAAGAGACAAGATAGGGATTCTTGCGTTGATGATGAAGTAGGAAGGAATTGTTTTACATGGAGTTTTGATGGGGTGAAACGGGGCTCCTATCATGGGTGTTCTCATGAAGACTTTGGGAAGGCAAAATGGTTTATCGGTCAATGTCCGTTTTACAGGAAGCAGAGCTTCCGGCGGAGTGTTCCGAAGAAAGATCTTCGGAACAAGTATTAGATCTCTGTCAATTTTTGCTCTATATGACGTATTCAAGTATAATCATGCAAACAATTAAGTCGTAGCTCCGCCGCAACTGCTGCCGGCGCCGGCCGTACATCCGTAGCAGTGTTGATCGGTAACAATCTCACGATTATTCAGAGATTCCAGATTCCAGTTTTTGATATGCTGTGGAGAATTTTTATCGGTTTTCATTTTCAGCATTTGATTGAAATCGCAATCGTACAGAGTACCGTCCCAACCGATGGAAATGGTATTGCGGCACATCACTCCCATAGCCGCTGCAGGATTGAAGTTGGCAACCAGTTTTTCCATGTAATCGTCAAGATTTCCGCTGGTCATAAGAAAGTTTAGATAACGGCTGATCGGTAAATTGGTAATCGTAAACAGATCGTTGAATACAATTCCATGATCTTTGGACAATCTCTCTTGGTATTGCTGTTTCATGGACTCCTGATCGCCCGGTAAAAATGCTCCGACCGGATTATAAACGAGGTTGAGTTTTAAACCGGTCTCCTCTTTCCCGTAACCAATTTCATTCAGGATTTTCAGCACTTTTATGGATTTATCATATGTTCCCTCACCACGCTGCGCATCTGTTCTTCGCTTGTTATAGAAAGGCAGAGAACAGGTAATCTCCACATTTCGATCGGCCATAAAAAAGGGCAAATCCTCAAACTTCCGGGTATTTAAAATGGTGAGGTTTGATCGGACAATGACATGTTTCCCCAGCTTTGAAACCTCATCCACAAACCATCTGAAATGCGGGTTCATTTCCGGCGCGCCACCGGTCAGATCCACAGTTTCGATATCGGTATTTCGCAGTGCATCGAGGCAGTATTCCAAGGTTTCTTTGGTCATAATCTCAGTCCGGTCCGGTCCCGCATCCACATGGCAATGCTTGCAGGTCATATTGCACATATACCCGACGTTGATTTGGAATATTTCAATCCCGGTCGGCCTGAGTGGGAAAAGCCCGATGCCATTCAGTTTGGACTCAAACTTCTCAAGGCTTTTTACCTTTTCGGTTTGATTATTGATGATATCTAGTTGAACAACGGGATCAGCCAGTGAATGACTTTGCGCGATGAGAGATTTCATAAATGTTTGATAGAAGATTTAATGTGTTAAACCCATCTCCTCAATCCCCTTCCCTATTCTGCAAAATAACAGAACAAGGAAGGGGAGGATTAAATTTTTCAAAAGCCCCTCATTGTTCCGATTGTTTGTGATCGGGATATGAAGGGGGTGGGTTCCAAAATGTTTATGTATACATAAACAAAACAATAACTTACATCGAAAGTTTTTTAACCTGATTCATCATTTGTACTCCGTGCACGAGAGAAGCTCCGCCGCGAATAGCTGTTGCAACGTGAACGGCTTCCATCATTTGTTCTTCTGAGCAGCCTTTTTGCAGAGTGTCTTGTGTATATGCATCAATGCAATAGGGGCATTGAATAGTGTGCGCCACAGCAAGTGCAATCAGCGATTTTTCTCTTGCTGTAAGGGCACCTTCTTCAAAAACAGAACCATAGTAATCAAAAAATTTGTCGCCCAGCTCTTTTTGAAATTCTGTTACATTGCCAAATTTCTTTAAATCTTCGGGATTATAGTACGTTTTTTCCATGATGTTATTATTTGATTGAGGGTTCTGATAAAAAGGTATGTAAAGTGGCGTGAGCCGAATGGTTCAGATAAGCCCAAACCATTTTGGTTCAAACAGATACTAAACCCGGACGGTAAGAAAAAGAGAAATTATATGATTTTCATTCATTATTGAACATTTATCATATAGAAGGAGAGCACGAACTTTATCACAAAAGGATAAAAAGAGAATGGAACACGGGGAATGTACGTCAGTTTGAACGCCGTCGAAAATTTAACTTTCGACATTCTTTCGGGGAAATAATCCGCGAAATTGCGTTCAATATGACGTGGACATTCATTTCACCAGGAAGCAAAAGAATTTAGGATGCATCCGCCATCTCATTCAGAGATGTGAGAAGCTGATTAGAAATTTCACCTGTATTGGCAAGTTTCGTTCCCGGTTCTTCAGTATAGATATCGGCAGGTCTGTAACCTTCTTCAAGAAGTTGCAAAATTGCGGATTCTATTTTCTTGGCAGCAGGCTCGAGATCAAGCGAATATCTGCATAAAAGTGCTGCTGAAGCCACAGCGGCCAACGGATTGGCAATTCCTTTTCCGGCGATGTCCGGCGCTGAACCATGAACGGGCTCATACAAGCCGTTTTCTCCGCCTAAACTTGCAGAGGGCAACATCCCAATGGAGCCGGTAAGCATGGAGGCTTCATCACTTAAAATATCACCGAAAAGATTTCCGGTAACAATTACATCAAATTGTTTGGGATTTCGGATGAGCTGCATAGCGGCATTGTCGACCAGCATGTGGCTCAATTCTACATCCGGGTATTCCTCAGCCACTTCAAGAACGGATTTTCTCCACATCCGGGAGCTTTCCAGAACATTCATTTTATCAACAGAACAGACGCGTTTGTCGCGAAGCCGGGCTGTTTCAAATGCGATTCTTGTCACTCTCTGAACTTCAGATCGGCTGTATTTCATGGTATCAACAGAAAACGGGTCTCCATTTTCTTCAGA
It encodes:
- a CDS encoding SulP family inorganic anion transporter, producing MRNEFTPKLFTLIREGITKEQLLKDILAGIIVGIVALPLAIAFAIASGVSPEKGLITAFIAGFIISTFGGSRVQIGGPTGAFVIIIYDIVQSHGIEGLTLATFMAGFIIIGMGAAQLGNYLRFIPYPLIIGFTSGIALIIFSTQIKDFFGLTIEEIPSGFFSQWQTYIMALPGLNWYATGISIATIVIIVNFKRITTVIPGSVIAILLSTVVVQWFNFPVSTIQSTFGDLTGNLQKPSLPSFDFDTIQSLIQPAFAIAILGGIESLLSAVVADGMTGGKHRPNMELIAQGGANVFSALFAGIPATGAIARTATNIKNGGRTPIAGIIHAVVLLLILLFLMPYAKLIPLACLAGVLVVVAYHMSEWRQFRSVLKGDKMDIMVLMSTFLLTVIFDLIIAIEIGMVLASFLFMKRMSESVQVEAITPENDDKELLFQQELGFSSSKEIILYEIDGPLFFGAAQQFHDALVNTNTQPKIVILRMRYVPFIDSTGYQRLKDVVTTFQEEKIDVVLSGVNKTLRQEFITNGLFLLIPEEDVFENIEPALSHAQKKLTEIEQKETI
- a CDS encoding VOC family protein gives rise to the protein MKSVEIIMVPVKDRQKAKEFYLSLGFEVVTEASDAHGDAWIQMGLPGSSTTISLSGFPGIICETNDIEGKIEEYTSKGIEVGKVDETPWGKFAWLKDPDGNSLCLHQK
- a CDS encoding trans-sulfuration enzyme family protein, producing the protein MPDKKNFETEAIRTQTPTTAEREHSTPLYMTSSFTFESAEHARALFANEIEGNVYSRYSNPNTDEFVAKMCKLEGAEAGVATGSGMAAIFGCLAGLLKQGDHVLASRSLFGSSHQILSQILPKWGITFTYGDVNKTENWESLIQENTRMLFLETPSNPGLDLIDLEWAGKLAKAHNLIFVVDNCFATPYLQRPIEFGADIVQHSATKFIDGQGRAIGGVIVGSEKYMEDIRFFTRQTGPALSPFNAWLFSKSLETLPVRMERHCDNAETLADFLGDHKDVNFVKYPHHKDHPQVELAKKQMKRGGGVVCFEIAGGYDKAKSFINKVNMLSRSANLGDTRTIVTHPASTTHSKLSDEEREAVGITSGLIRIAVGLENAEDIIGDVEQALG
- a CDS encoding OsmC family protein, yielding MKVKVKRLNDAVHMEAVNSDGSTLQMDGSPDIGGINGGLRPTEMLLAAAAGCSTIDIIGILKKQRQKLDTVTIDVEGDKQKVETWSEFKSIHLHYTFTGDVDEKKAEKAIELSLTKYCSVTKMLEKTAKVTSSFEVISSK
- the arsS gene encoding arsenosugar biosynthesis radical SAM (seleno)protein ArsS (Some members of this family are selenoproteins.), translating into MKSLIAQSHSLADPVVQLDIINNQTEKVKSLEKFESKLNGIGLFPLRPTGIEIFQINVGYMCNMTCKHCHVDAGPDRTEIMTKETLEYCLDALRNTDIETVDLTGGAPEMNPHFRWFVDEVSKLGKHVIVRSNLTILNTRKFEDLPFFMADRNVEITCSLPFYNKRRTDAQRGEGTYDKSIKVLKILNEIGYGKEETGLKLNLVYNPVGAFLPGDQESMKQQYQERLSKDHGIVFNDLFTITNLPISRYLNFLMTSGNLDDYMEKLVANFNPAAAMGVMCRNTISIGWDGTLYDCDFNQMLKMKTDKNSPQHIKNWNLESLNNREIVTDQHCYGCTAGAGSSCGGATT
- a CDS encoding arsenosugar biosynthesis-associated peroxidase-like protein, with product MEKTYYNPEDLKKFGNVTEFQKELGDKFFDYYGSVFEEGALTAREKSLIALAVAHTIQCPYCIDAYTQDTLQKGCSEEQMMEAVHVATAIRGGASLVHGVQMMNQVKKLSM
- the leuB gene encoding 3-isopropylmalate dehydrogenase; translated protein: MSEVKIVALPGDGIGPEVTQVALDVLETVLEQHDLKLNVTKLPFGGTCYEEFGEPVTDEILQTCKETKVVLLGAVGGPQWDDLSANKRPEAALLKLRSELGVFANLRPIFVHSALAGASTLKEEVIEGTDILIVRELTGGVYFGKPRFTSEENGDPFSVDTMKYSRSEVQRVTRIAFETARLRDKRVCSVDKMNVLESSRMWRKSVLEVAEEYPDVELSHMLVDNAAMQLIRNPKQFDVIVTGNLFGDILSDEASMLTGSIGMLPSASLGGENGLYEPVHGSAPDIAGKGIANPLAAVASAALLCRYSLDLEPAAKKIESAILQLLEEGYRPADIYTEEPGTKLANTGEISNQLLTSLNEMADAS